From Acidihalobacter aeolianus, a single genomic window includes:
- a CDS encoding GNAT family N-acetyltransferase, whose protein sequence is MIEIVEADFASPDHAETLVTLLARYAEDPMGGGEPLPERTRAELVPTLRERPGSHALIAYVDGQPAGLLIAFEGFSTFQCRPLLNIHDVMVDAPYRGRGLSTRLLAGAETIARRLGCCKLTLEVLEGNEPAKASYRKFGFAGYQLDPSMGRAQFWEKKLPC, encoded by the coding sequence ATGATCGAAATCGTCGAGGCCGACTTCGCCTCGCCCGACCACGCCGAGACCCTCGTCACCCTGCTCGCGCGCTACGCCGAAGACCCCATGGGCGGTGGCGAACCGCTGCCCGAACGCACCCGCGCCGAACTGGTCCCGACCCTGCGCGAACGCCCCGGCAGCCACGCGCTCATCGCCTACGTCGACGGCCAGCCCGCCGGCCTGCTGATCGCCTTCGAGGGCTTCTCCACCTTCCAGTGCCGCCCGCTGCTCAACATCCACGACGTCATGGTCGACGCGCCCTACCGCGGCCGCGGCCTTTCCACCCGCCTGCTCGCCGGCGCCGAAACCATCGCCCGCCGGCTCGGCTGCTGCAAGCTCACGCTGGAAGTGCTGGAAGGCAACGAACCGGCCAAGGCCAGCTACCGCAAATTCGGCTTCGCCGGCTATCAGCTCGATCCGAGCATGGGACGCGCGCAGTTCTGGGAAAAGAAGCTGCCGTGTTGA